In Taeniopygia guttata chromosome 7, bTaeGut7.mat, whole genome shotgun sequence, a single window of DNA contains:
- the SPC25 gene encoding kinetochore protein Spc25 isoform X2, whose amino-acid sequence MGNAQAEDEVALFEKDMKEFWIQFKISYGTEQNNQTSALRDLCKETLEALAAKWSKKLKEEDLMIDKIHECDNEILQQSKYVAEKEEQLSEIKSKLNQEQEQQKNLTDSIQELEEELMKKMEIKSSKNKAAKEKVEKVSKIKTLFKEHLALEMRRIPDEQLQFIFRHIDRKDPDKPYMCTLSINEQGDYEVTSCTPPLDCMAELQLKLRETNNFSAFVANIRKAFTALSYKQSA is encoded by the exons ATGGGTAACGCACAGGCGGAAGATGAAGTGGCACTCTTTGAAAAAGATATGAAAGAGTTTTGGATCCAGTTTAAAATCAGTTATGGCACTGAACAGAACAATCAGACTTCAGCGCTGAGAGATTTGTGCAAGGAAACTTTAGAAGCTCTTGCAG CGAAATGGTCCAAGAAGCTGAAAGAAGAGGACCTGATGATTGACAAAATTCACGAGTGTGACAATG AGATTCTCCAGCAGAGCAAATATGTAGCAGAAAAGGAAGAGCAGttgtcagaaataaaatcaaagctAAATCAAGAACAAGAGCAGCAGAAGAACTTGACTGACAGCATCCAAGAGCTTGAAGAAGAGTtgatgaagaaaatggaaa TAAAATCTTCGAAAAATAAAGCTGCCAAGGAGAAAGTGGAAAAAGTGAGCAAGATTAAAACATTGTTTAAAGAGCATCTTGCATTGGAGATGCGTAGAATTCCAG aTGAGCAATTACAGTTCATATTCAGACACATTGACCGCAAAGATCCTGATAAGCCATACATGTGTACCCTTTCCATAAATGAACAAGGGGACTATGAAG TGACTTCCTGTACTCCTCCTCTGGACTGTATGGCAGAGTTACAGCTTAAACTGAGAGAAACTAacaatttttctgcatttgttgCCAACATCAGAAAAGCTTTCACTGCTTTATCATATAAACAGTCTGCATGA
- the SPC25 gene encoding kinetochore protein Spc25 isoform X1 produces the protein MAAAPLTPATPRARYRSNGRAGPAGSANQRRACCGRAAAAVGGGKRRARTRWVRCGAMGNAQAEDEVALFEKDMKEFWIQFKISYGTEQNNQTSALRDLCKETLEALAAKWSKKLKEEDLMIDKIHECDNEILQQSKYVAEKEEQLSEIKSKLNQEQEQQKNLTDSIQELEEELMKKMEIKSSKNKAAKEKVEKVSKIKTLFKEHLALEMRRIPDEQLQFIFRHIDRKDPDKPYMCTLSINEQGDYEVTSCTPPLDCMAELQLKLRETNNFSAFVANIRKAFTALSYKQSA, from the exons ATGGCGGCCGCGCCCCTCACGCCGGCCACGCCTCGCGCCCGTTACCGCAGCAACGGCCGGGCGGGCCCGGCGGGCTCAGCCAATCAGCGGCGCGCTTGCTGcgggcgggcggcagcggccgtTGGTGGCGGGAAGCGGCGCGCGCGGACGCGGTGG GTTCGGTGCGGCGCTATGGGTAACGCACAGGCGGAAGATGAAGTGGCACTCTTTGAAAAAGATATGAAAGAGTTTTGGATCCAGTTTAAAATCAGTTATGGCACTGAACAGAACAATCAGACTTCAGCGCTGAGAGATTTGTGCAAGGAAACTTTAGAAGCTCTTGCAG CGAAATGGTCCAAGAAGCTGAAAGAAGAGGACCTGATGATTGACAAAATTCACGAGTGTGACAATG AGATTCTCCAGCAGAGCAAATATGTAGCAGAAAAGGAAGAGCAGttgtcagaaataaaatcaaagctAAATCAAGAACAAGAGCAGCAGAAGAACTTGACTGACAGCATCCAAGAGCTTGAAGAAGAGTtgatgaagaaaatggaaa TAAAATCTTCGAAAAATAAAGCTGCCAAGGAGAAAGTGGAAAAAGTGAGCAAGATTAAAACATTGTTTAAAGAGCATCTTGCATTGGAGATGCGTAGAATTCCAG aTGAGCAATTACAGTTCATATTCAGACACATTGACCGCAAAGATCCTGATAAGCCATACATGTGTACCCTTTCCATAAATGAACAAGGGGACTATGAAG TGACTTCCTGTACTCCTCCTCTGGACTGTATGGCAGAGTTACAGCTTAAACTGAGAGAAACTAacaatttttctgcatttgttgCCAACATCAGAAAAGCTTTCACTGCTTTATCATATAAACAGTCTGCATGA